In the genome of Bradyrhizobium arachidis, one region contains:
- a CDS encoding HAMP domain-containing methyl-accepting chemotaxis protein: MPKFRLRIRGRLYAGFMALVAVGLVMAVVAVWNLRSVQEQVAKASAFSDSTARVLEISTHLQAIQRANLRYIYDANESAMREAAERETAATELLQVGAKGTASEERRKLYNDLIADIARMRSLRDNLGDAVNEARTGKATLLPSGDELTVKMGKLVDVARAAVDEDTAALVADLESRLLVVQIANWRFLALRDTKGPANFRTNVDRAMQRLSALEKSPQASELRTTLAPVKTSLGIYKSAFETTSAAMLQADEIYHKNLAPLIVDSIAKLKVAEAALKKDYKESRSQAEAVIDGTTTVQEIAGGIAVLFGLIVAFLTARSLVGPLTSMTRAMGLLAGGNLEIEIPGRGKADEIGDMAKAIQVFKDNMVETERLRAEQVEVEARQAESRKKDMVRLADQFEQAVGEIVDTVSSASSELEASAGTLTATASRAQDRSTEVASASQEATANVQAVASATEELSSSVSEIARQVQESARIATEAVGQASRTNARVGELSKAAARIGDVVELITTIAGQTNLLALNATIEAARAGDAGRGFAVVASEVKALAQQTAKATDEIAQQVSGIQAATEESVGSIREISGTIERLSEISSTVAAAVEQQGAATREISRNVQQAAHGTQRVSTNIGDVQRGASETGSASSQVLSAARSLSADSNRLKQEVAKFLNSVHAA, from the coding sequence ATGCCGAAGTTTCGTTTGCGGATCAGGGGACGCCTGTACGCAGGCTTCATGGCCCTGGTGGCGGTCGGTCTCGTGATGGCGGTGGTTGCCGTCTGGAACTTGAGGTCGGTGCAGGAGCAGGTCGCGAAGGCCTCGGCATTTTCGGACAGCACGGCGCGGGTGCTGGAGATCTCGACCCATCTTCAGGCGATCCAGCGGGCCAATCTGCGCTACATCTACGACGCCAATGAATCCGCGATGAGGGAGGCCGCAGAGCGCGAGACCGCGGCGACCGAGCTGTTGCAGGTCGGCGCGAAGGGGACGGCCTCGGAGGAGCGGCGCAAGCTCTACAACGATCTGATCGCCGATATCGCCAGGATGCGAAGCCTGCGTGACAATCTCGGCGATGCCGTCAACGAGGCGCGGACGGGCAAGGCGACGCTGCTGCCGAGCGGCGACGAGCTGACCGTCAAGATGGGCAAGCTGGTCGACGTCGCCCGTGCGGCCGTCGACGAAGACACCGCGGCGCTGGTTGCGGATCTCGAATCCAGGTTGCTGGTCGTGCAGATCGCCAACTGGCGTTTCCTGGCCCTGCGCGACACCAAGGGGCCGGCCAACTTCCGGACCAATGTGGACCGGGCGATGCAGCGGCTTTCGGCGCTCGAAAAGAGCCCGCAGGCGAGCGAGCTGCGCACCACGCTGGCTCCGGTGAAGACCTCGCTCGGAATCTACAAATCCGCGTTCGAGACCACGTCGGCGGCAATGCTCCAGGCTGACGAGATCTATCACAAGAATCTCGCGCCGCTGATCGTCGACAGCATCGCCAAGCTCAAGGTGGCGGAAGCCGCCCTGAAGAAGGACTACAAGGAATCCCGCAGCCAGGCCGAAGCCGTCATCGACGGCACGACGACCGTGCAGGAGATTGCAGGCGGCATCGCCGTCCTGTTCGGCCTGATCGTCGCCTTCCTGACCGCCCGCAGCCTCGTTGGTCCCCTGACCTCAATGACGCGTGCGATGGGGCTATTGGCCGGCGGCAATCTCGAGATCGAGATCCCCGGTCGCGGCAAGGCCGACGAGATCGGCGACATGGCCAAGGCGATCCAGGTGTTCAAGGACAACATGGTCGAAACCGAGCGCCTTCGCGCCGAGCAGGTCGAGGTCGAGGCGCGGCAGGCCGAAAGCCGCAAGAAAGACATGGTCCGGCTGGCCGATCAGTTCGAGCAGGCGGTCGGCGAGATCGTCGACACGGTGTCGTCGGCATCGAGCGAGCTGGAAGCCTCGGCCGGCACGCTCACCGCGACCGCCTCGCGTGCCCAGGACCGGTCGACCGAAGTGGCCTCCGCCTCGCAGGAGGCCACGGCCAACGTGCAGGCGGTCGCGTCGGCGACGGAGGAGCTGTCCTCCTCGGTGAGCGAGATCGCCCGCCAGGTGCAGGAATCCGCCCGCATCGCCACCGAGGCCGTCGGCCAGGCGAGCCGGACCAATGCGCGCGTCGGCGAGCTGTCCAAGGCCGCCGCCCGCATCGGCGACGTGGTCGAGCTGATCACCACCATCGCCGGCCAGACCAATCTCCTCGCGCTCAATGCCACGATCGAGGCGGCGCGCGCCGGCGATGCCGGCCGCGGCTTTGCCGTGGTCGCCTCCGAGGTCAAGGCGCTCGCCCAACAGACCGCGAAGGCGACCGACGAGATCGCCCAGCAGGTCTCCGGCATCCAGGCCGCCACGGAAGAGTCGGTCGGCTCCATCAGGGAGATCAGCGGCACCATCGAGCGGCTGTCGGAGATTTCCTCGACAGTTGCGGCGGCCGTTGAACAGCAGGGCGCGGCGACGCGGGAAATCTCCCGCAACGTCCAGCAGGCGGCGCACGGCACCCAGCGCGTCTCGACCAATATCGGCGACGTGCAGCGCGGCGCGTCCGAGACCGGCTCGGCCTCATCGCAAGTGCTGTCGGCGGCACGCTCGCTGTCGGCCGACAGCAACCGGCTGAAGCAGGAAGTCGCCAAATTCCTGAACTCGGTCCACGCCGCCTGA
- a CDS encoding glutathione S-transferase family protein encodes MLKFYFNGSPNPTKVALFLEESGLPFEPVAVDTRKGDQFTPDYLKINPNAKVPAIDDNGTIVFDSNAILLYLAEKTGKFLPANRAELLSWLMFVATGVGPYSGQAVHFKHFAPKDQNHDYAHNRYQYETDRHYTILDGHLKGRSYMVGDAYSIVDMALWGWARMVPFKLGDGAFARYPNVKRLVDEISARPAAARAIALKDKFTFKAEMDDEARRNMFKHMTTKVA; translated from the coding sequence ATGCTCAAATTCTATTTCAACGGATCGCCGAACCCGACCAAGGTCGCGCTGTTCCTCGAGGAGTCCGGACTGCCGTTCGAGCCCGTTGCGGTCGACACCCGCAAGGGCGATCAGTTCACGCCGGACTATCTGAAGATCAATCCGAACGCCAAAGTGCCGGCGATCGACGACAATGGCACGATCGTGTTCGATTCCAACGCCATCCTGCTCTATCTCGCCGAGAAGACCGGTAAGTTCCTGCCCGCCAATCGCGCCGAATTGCTGTCATGGCTGATGTTCGTGGCGACCGGCGTCGGCCCGTATTCGGGTCAGGCCGTGCACTTCAAGCATTTCGCGCCGAAGGACCAGAACCACGACTACGCCCATAACCGCTACCAGTACGAGACCGACCGCCACTACACGATCCTCGACGGTCACCTCAAAGGCCGCAGCTACATGGTCGGCGATGCCTATTCGATCGTCGACATGGCGCTGTGGGGCTGGGCGCGGATGGTGCCGTTCAAGCTCGGTGACGGCGCCTTTGCGCGCTACCCGAACGTGAAGCGGCTTGTCGACGAGATCTCGGCGCGTCCCGCCGCGGCACGCGCAATCGCGCTGAAGGACAAGTTCACCTTCAAGGCCGAGATGGACGACGAGGCCCGTCGCAACATGTTCAAGCACATGACGACCAAGGTCGCCTGA
- a CDS encoding site-specific DNA-methyltransferase — protein MVESRRGASARAPRTNFESASHRIIIGDCVAEMSKLQAGSVDLVFADPPYNLQLKGDLKRPDESHVDAVNDDWDKFDSFSAYDDFTRAWLLAARRAMKPSATIWVIGSYHNIFRVGAIMQDLGFWLLNDIVWRKTNPMPNFRGRRFTNAHETMIWAARDEKAKGYTFNYETLKAANEDVQARSDWLIPLCTGEERLKGADGKKVHPTQKPEGLLARVLLSSSKPGDLVIDPFNGTGTTGAVAKRLGRSYIGFERDKTYAKAAEARIAKVEPLPEESLAPFMTAREAPRVAFSELIERGMIMPGTKLFDAKKKLGALVRADGAIMLGDKVGSIHRIGAVAQGAQACNGWTFWHVETKKGLKLIDELRAEIRAGMAAE, from the coding sequence ATGGTAGAGTCGCGTCGCGGGGCGTCTGCAAGGGCGCCCCGCACAAATTTTGAGTCCGCCTCGCATCGCATCATCATCGGCGATTGCGTCGCCGAGATGTCGAAGCTTCAGGCTGGCAGCGTCGATCTGGTGTTCGCAGATCCGCCGTACAATCTCCAGCTCAAGGGCGATCTCAAGCGTCCCGACGAATCCCATGTCGATGCCGTCAACGACGACTGGGACAAGTTCGATTCGTTTTCCGCCTACGACGATTTCACCCGCGCCTGGCTGCTTGCCGCGCGCCGCGCGATGAAGCCGTCGGCGACGATCTGGGTGATCGGCTCCTATCACAACATCTTCCGCGTCGGCGCGATCATGCAGGACCTCGGCTTCTGGCTCCTGAACGACATCGTCTGGCGCAAGACCAATCCGATGCCGAATTTCCGCGGCCGCCGCTTCACCAACGCGCACGAAACGATGATCTGGGCCGCGCGTGACGAGAAGGCCAAGGGCTACACGTTCAACTACGAAACGCTGAAGGCCGCCAACGAGGACGTGCAGGCACGCTCGGACTGGCTGATCCCGCTCTGCACCGGCGAGGAGCGCCTCAAGGGCGCGGACGGCAAGAAAGTGCATCCGACGCAGAAGCCGGAAGGCCTGCTCGCGCGCGTGCTGCTGTCGTCGTCGAAGCCCGGCGATCTCGTGATCGATCCCTTCAACGGCACCGGCACGACCGGCGCCGTCGCCAAGCGCCTCGGCCGCTCCTATATCGGCTTCGAGCGCGACAAGACCTATGCGAAAGCCGCCGAAGCGCGCATCGCCAAGGTCGAGCCGCTGCCGGAAGAGAGCCTCGCCCCGTTCATGACCGCGCGCGAAGCCCCGCGTGTCGCGTTCTCCGAGCTGATCGAGCGCGGCATGATCATGCCAGGCACCAAACTGTTCGACGCCAAGAAGAAGCTCGGCGCCCTCGTCCGCGCCGACGGCGCCATCATGCTCGGCGACAAGGTCGGCTCGATCCACCGCATCGGCGCGGTGGCGCAAGGCGCGCAGGCCTGCAACGGCTGGACCTTCTGGCACGTCGAGACCAAGAAGGGCCTCAAGCTGATCGACGAGCTGCGGGCCGAGATTCGTGCGGGCATGGCGGCGGAGTAG
- the ypfJ gene encoding KPN_02809 family neutral zinc metallopeptidase, with protein MRYDDFRRSDDVEDRRDEGGGFGGGGGGGFGLPMGGGGLGIGTIIVLGLIGYAFGIDPRILIGGAEILGGGGQAPSYQTDRQSTSAKRGAPTDEVGSMISGILGEIDDRWSEIFQASGQNYTGPKVVLFRNATNGGRCGMAQSAMGPFYCPPDRTIFLDTSFFREVETRFRGCSGKSACNFTTAYIIAHEAGHHIQNLLGIIPRVTRLQQQAGSKAEANALQVKVELQADCLSGVWVNREAKKRPNFLEPGDIDAALTTASAIGDDTLQRQATGRVVPDSFTHGSAAQRKQWFMTGYQQGTVQACNTFGGGQ; from the coding sequence ATGCGTTACGATGACTTCCGCCGCAGCGACGACGTTGAGGATCGTCGCGACGAAGGTGGTGGCTTTGGCGGCGGTGGAGGCGGCGGGTTCGGCCTGCCGATGGGCGGCGGCGGGCTCGGCATCGGTACCATCATCGTGCTCGGCCTGATCGGCTATGCCTTCGGCATCGATCCGCGCATCCTGATCGGCGGCGCCGAGATCCTCGGCGGCGGCGGCCAGGCGCCGAGCTACCAGACCGATCGGCAGTCGACCTCGGCCAAGCGCGGCGCGCCGACCGACGAGGTCGGCAGCATGATATCCGGCATCCTCGGCGAGATCGACGATCGCTGGAGCGAGATCTTCCAGGCCAGCGGGCAGAACTATACCGGTCCGAAGGTCGTGCTGTTCCGCAACGCCACCAATGGCGGCCGCTGCGGCATGGCGCAGTCGGCGATGGGGCCGTTCTACTGCCCGCCGGACCGCACCATCTTCCTCGACACCTCCTTCTTCCGCGAGGTCGAGACGCGCTTCCGCGGCTGCTCCGGCAAGTCGGCGTGCAACTTCACCACCGCCTACATCATCGCGCATGAAGCCGGCCACCACATCCAGAACCTGCTCGGCATCATCCCGCGCGTGACGCGGCTGCAGCAGCAGGCCGGCAGCAAGGCCGAGGCCAACGCGCTCCAGGTCAAGGTGGAGCTGCAGGCGGATTGTCTCTCCGGCGTCTGGGTCAACCGCGAGGCCAAGAAGCGTCCGAACTTCCTCGAGCCCGGCGACATCGACGCTGCGCTGACCACGGCGAGCGCGATCGGCGACGACACGCTGCAGCGCCAGGCGACGGGCCGCGTCGTGCCTGATTCCTTCACCCACGGCTCGGCCGCGCAGCGCAAGCAATGGTTCATGACCGGCTATCAGCAAGGCACGGTCCAGGCCTGCAACACGTTCGGCGGCGGGCAGTAG
- the moaB gene encoding molybdenum cofactor biosynthesis protein B: protein MASIDETKQFIPLNIAVLTVSDTRALADDKSGQTLADRLTLAGHHLAAREIVTDDVEAIRAVIRRWIADAGIDVVITTGGTGFTGRDVTPEAIEPLFEKRMDGFSIAFHMLSHAKIGTSTIQSRATAGVAGATYIFCLPGSPGACRDGWDGILASQLDYRTRPCNFVEIMPRLDEHLRRPKAQGATV, encoded by the coding sequence ATGGCCTCGATCGACGAAACAAAGCAGTTCATCCCGCTCAACATCGCGGTGCTCACCGTCTCCGACACGCGCGCGCTCGCCGACGACAAGTCGGGCCAGACGCTCGCCGATCGCCTGACATTAGCCGGCCATCATCTCGCCGCGCGCGAGATCGTCACCGACGACGTCGAGGCGATCCGCGCCGTCATCCGCCGCTGGATCGCGGACGCCGGCATCGACGTCGTCATCACCACCGGCGGCACCGGCTTTACCGGGCGCGACGTCACGCCGGAGGCGATCGAGCCGCTGTTCGAGAAGCGCATGGACGGTTTCTCGATCGCCTTCCACATGTTGAGCCACGCCAAGATCGGCACGTCGACGATCCAGAGCCGCGCCACCGCCGGCGTTGCGGGCGCGACCTATATCTTCTGCCTGCCGGGCTCGCCCGGCGCCTGCCGCGACGGCTGGGACGGCATCCTCGCAAGCCAGCTCGACTACCGCACGCGCCCCTGCAATTTCGTCGAGATCATGCCGCGGCTGGATGAGCATCTGCGCAGGCCAAAGGCGCAGGGCGCGACGGTGTAG
- a CDS encoding bifunctional helix-turn-helix transcriptional regulator/GNAT family N-acetyltransferase, translating to MSFNGTDHQIAAVRAFNRFYTRKLGVLDQHLGQSPFSLSEARVLYELAHRDELSAKEIGNELGLDPGYLSRIVQSFDEKGLITRTPLPADRRQYQLSLTAKGRQTFAKLNLGSQNEVAAMLAQLSAGDAARLTQAMATIEAVLEQRRSQPASFLLRSHRVGDMGWVVSRQGAAYAADYGWDISYEALVAEICAQFIRNYDPAREHCWIAEVGGEPVGSIFLVKATDEIAKLRLLQVEKKARGLGVGRALVEQCIQGARERGYSRMTLWTQSILVAARGIYQSAGFKLVKEEKHHSFGADLVGETWERDL from the coding sequence ATGTCATTCAACGGTACCGACCACCAGATCGCGGCAGTCCGCGCCTTCAACCGCTTCTACACCCGCAAACTCGGCGTGCTCGACCAGCACCTTGGACAGAGCCCGTTCTCGCTCAGCGAGGCCCGCGTACTGTACGAGCTCGCGCATCGCGACGAGCTTTCCGCAAAGGAGATCGGGAACGAGCTTGGTCTCGACCCCGGCTATCTCAGCCGCATCGTGCAGAGCTTTGACGAGAAGGGTCTGATCACGCGAACGCCCCTGCCCGCGGATCGCAGGCAATACCAGCTCAGCCTCACCGCCAAGGGCCGCCAGACCTTCGCCAAGCTGAACCTCGGCTCGCAAAACGAGGTCGCCGCCATGCTGGCGCAGTTGTCGGCCGGCGATGCAGCGCGGCTCACGCAGGCCATGGCGACCATCGAGGCCGTGCTGGAGCAACGCCGAAGCCAGCCGGCTTCTTTCTTGCTGCGCAGCCATCGCGTCGGCGACATGGGCTGGGTCGTCTCTCGCCAGGGCGCCGCCTATGCCGCGGACTATGGCTGGGACATCAGCTACGAGGCCCTGGTCGCCGAGATCTGCGCACAGTTCATCAGGAATTACGATCCCGCGCGCGAGCACTGCTGGATCGCGGAGGTCGGCGGCGAGCCGGTCGGCTCGATCTTCCTGGTCAAGGCCACGGACGAGATCGCCAAGCTGCGCCTGTTGCAGGTGGAGAAGAAGGCGCGCGGGCTCGGCGTCGGCCGCGCGCTGGTCGAGCAATGCATCCAGGGCGCGCGCGAGCGTGGCTACAGCAGAATGACGCTGTGGACCCAGAGCATCCTGGTCGCTGCGCGCGGCATCTATCAGAGTGCGGGATTCAAACTCGTGAAGGAAGAGAAGCACCACAGTTTTGGTGCCGATCTGGTCGGCGAGACGTGGGAGCGGGATCTCTAG
- a CDS encoding glycosyl transferase: MLSVIIPTEGVEQTAVATLAALVPGAAAGIIREVLLVDGTRNGVIERVADVAGCRFIDFKGSSHGAALAAGAHQARSPWLMFLPAGAVLETGWIEETTQFIQAVSASGRDRAAVFRYARSPYADTGLRDVFRAVARNLVGPLGDQGLLIARDHYDRVGGYPPQARRSEARLLRRLGRSSRTMLRSRIVMVG; encoded by the coding sequence ATGCTGAGCGTCATCATTCCGACCGAAGGTGTCGAGCAGACGGCGGTCGCAACTCTGGCCGCGCTGGTACCCGGTGCGGCCGCAGGCATCATCCGCGAAGTGCTGCTTGTCGACGGCACCCGCAACGGCGTCATCGAGCGCGTTGCCGACGTCGCAGGCTGCCGTTTCATCGACTTCAAGGGATCTTCCCATGGCGCGGCGCTCGCCGCCGGTGCGCATCAGGCCCGTTCGCCCTGGCTGATGTTCTTGCCCGCCGGCGCCGTGCTGGAAACCGGCTGGATCGAGGAGACCACCCAGTTCATCCAGGCCGTCTCCGCCAGCGGACGGGATCGTGCAGCGGTTTTCCGTTATGCCCGCTCGCCTTACGCAGATACCGGTCTGCGCGACGTGTTCCGCGCAGTAGCGCGTAACTTGGTCGGCCCGCTGGGGGATCAGGGGCTTTTGATCGCGCGTGACCATTACGACCGGGTTGGTGGCTATCCGCCCCAGGCCCGCCGTTCCGAGGCACGGTTGCTCCGCCGCCTCGGCCGCTCGTCCCGGACCATGCTGCGCAGCCGGATCGTCATGGTCGGCTGA
- a CDS encoding RMD1 family protein, with product MSADQLPVGTTPASPKPDAAPTLRIRAVMLGERINPSGLELGAPVSSTPAAFRVHAGLVVIFRYGVVVLIGLLPSEEKVLLDSLKSRVIGELSPHEEETAQAQLCKDENAEAIQPGGPINLSKFSDERLLLIADALAKSTSLARDERRVAAVFDVIEPFARELAEKGRTSRRRRGILQLIGNALLVQQRVAGRVAVAEKPDALWEKPQLDRLYARLEDEYELKERLDTLERKLTVVAETADALTDIIDTQRSLRLEIAVVVLILIEVAIGCIQIFAGIH from the coding sequence GTGAGCGCCGATCAGCTTCCCGTTGGCACCACGCCAGCATCGCCAAAGCCGGACGCTGCGCCGACCTTGCGGATCCGCGCCGTGATGCTCGGCGAACGCATCAATCCGTCTGGCCTCGAGCTTGGTGCGCCCGTCTCCTCGACGCCGGCCGCTTTCCGCGTCCATGCCGGCCTCGTCGTGATCTTCCGCTACGGCGTCGTGGTGCTGATCGGTCTGCTGCCGTCGGAAGAGAAGGTGCTGCTCGACAGCCTCAAGTCCCGCGTGATCGGCGAGCTCAGCCCCCATGAGGAGGAGACCGCGCAGGCCCAGCTCTGCAAGGATGAAAATGCCGAAGCGATCCAGCCGGGCGGCCCGATCAACCTCTCGAAATTTTCCGACGAACGGCTGCTGCTGATCGCGGACGCACTCGCCAAAAGCACGTCGCTTGCGCGCGACGAGCGGCGCGTCGCTGCGGTCTTCGATGTCATCGAGCCTTTTGCGCGGGAGCTCGCCGAGAAAGGCCGTACGTCGCGGCGACGCAGGGGCATCCTGCAGCTCATCGGCAACGCGCTGCTCGTCCAGCAGCGCGTCGCCGGCCGCGTCGCGGTTGCCGAGAAGCCCGATGCACTGTGGGAAAAACCGCAGCTCGACCGGCTCTATGCGCGTCTCGAAGATGAGTACGAATTGAAGGAGCGTCTCGACACGCTCGAGCGCAAGCTTACGGTCGTTGCTGAGACGGCCGATGCGCTGACCGACATCATCGACACCCAGCGGTCGCTGCGACTCGAGATTGCGGTCGTCGTGCTGATCCTGATCGAGGTCGCGATCGGGTGCATCCAGATCTTTGCCGGTATTCACTGA
- a CDS encoding acetate/propionate family kinase produces the protein MSDAVLVLNSGSSSVKFGLFDISAAEPTLLCKGLLDEHEAKPRLAVKSPAGEDLFEAHRQASGADSGDLFADVLGFVDDRFGDHRLRAVGHRIVHGGPDYSGPVEVTDDVYAKLEQLTPLAPLHQPRCLEPIRTIAAIKPDLTQIACFDTAFHHSMAPPASRFAIPRRFEARGIRRYGFHGLSFEYVAGRIAEIAPVLATKRTVIAHLGNGASLCALRDGRSVDTTMGLTPLDGLVMGTRSGTIDPGVLLYLQQHEKMSAEDVQHLLYHQSGLLGVSGISADMRTLLASGETAAREAVDLFVLRATQEIAVMATTLGGLDCLVFTGGIGEHACEIRSPIGERLAWLGVRIDAAANDKGRERISGGDSAVDVLVIPTNEELTIARHCAAVLQAKA, from the coding sequence ATGTCGGATGCGGTCCTCGTTCTCAACTCGGGCTCGTCGAGCGTCAAGTTCGGCCTGTTCGATATCTCCGCGGCCGAGCCCACCCTGCTCTGCAAGGGCCTGCTCGACGAGCATGAGGCAAAGCCGCGGCTCGCCGTGAAGAGCCCTGCCGGCGAAGACCTTTTCGAAGCACACAGGCAAGCATCTGGTGCGGACAGCGGCGATCTGTTCGCTGATGTACTCGGCTTCGTCGATGATCGTTTTGGCGACCATCGCCTGCGCGCCGTGGGTCACCGCATCGTTCACGGCGGGCCGGACTATTCAGGCCCGGTGGAAGTGACGGATGATGTCTACGCGAAGCTGGAGCAACTGACTCCGCTGGCGCCTCTGCATCAGCCACGATGCCTGGAGCCGATCCGAACCATCGCGGCGATCAAGCCTGACCTCACGCAGATCGCCTGTTTCGACACTGCCTTCCATCACAGCATGGCGCCGCCGGCGAGCCGTTTTGCGATCCCGCGGCGCTTCGAGGCGCGCGGCATCCGCCGCTACGGCTTTCACGGTCTCTCGTTCGAATATGTCGCGGGCCGCATCGCGGAAATCGCGCCAGTGCTTGCGACGAAGCGCACCGTCATCGCGCATCTCGGCAATGGCGCGAGCCTCTGCGCATTGCGCGATGGCCGCAGCGTCGATACCACGATGGGGCTGACGCCGCTCGACGGCCTCGTGATGGGCACGCGAAGCGGCACGATCGATCCCGGCGTGCTGCTCTACCTGCAACAGCACGAGAAGATGTCTGCCGAAGACGTCCAGCACCTGCTCTATCACCAGTCGGGCCTGCTCGGCGTCTCCGGCATCTCCGCCGACATGCGCACGCTGCTCGCAAGCGGCGAGACTGCCGCGCGGGAGGCGGTCGATCTGTTCGTTTTGCGGGCGACGCAGGAGATTGCGGTGATGGCGACGACGCTTGGCGGGTTGGACTGCCTGGTCTTCACCGGCGGCATCGGCGAGCATGCGTGTGAGATCCGCAGCCCGATCGGAGAGCGCCTTGCGTGGCTCGGCGTGCGCATCGATGCGGCGGCGAATGACAAGGGACGTGAGCGCATCAGCGGCGGCGACAGCGCCGTGGATGTGCTCGTCATTCCGACGAATGAGGAACTGACGATCGCGCGACACTGCGCTGCGGTGCTGCAGGCGAAAGCATAG